Below is a window of Pseudodesulfovibrio sp. 5S69 DNA.
GACTGGCCCGAGCCCTTTTGCGCCAGGAACTGGGAGTCGAAATCGTTCAGGTTCTGCATGACCACGGCCAGGGACCCCTCGCAGCGCCGGAGCACGTTGCGGAACCGCTCCTCGGCGTCGCCCAAGTCCTCCACGCCCAGGTGGAAGAGCACGGGCAGGATCTTGGCGTCGGTCGAGATGGCCGGCGGGATGTGCGCGCCCTTGGCCAGGACCGTCTCCTCGACCAGGGTACGGTAGTTGTCCACGTCGCCGTTGAGCACGAACATGGTCTTTTCCAGGCCCGTGGACATGTCGCCCTCGACCAGCCCGTCCACCGGGTGGCAGTTGGGCACAGAGATGATCCCGTTGGAGGCCCAGCGGGTGTGGGCGATGATGTTGAGCGTTTGCAGGCCTGCGGACATGGCCCACAACAGTTCGTCATGCTTGATGAATTCTCTGAGCGCCGCGCCGTTGTCCCCGAGCTGGCCGACCAGTTGGGCGACCTTGTACAGGAAACGGCAGGCGGTCCGGCCGTCGTCCAGCTTGCGCACCAGCACCTGCCGGGTGTCCGCGTTGTTGATGGACGAGCGGTCGGCCAGCTCCTGTTTCTGCGTCGGGGTCAGACCGGCCTCCGGGTCCACGCCCGCGGGCAGGACAAAGGCCAGGGCCACGCCCGCCGAGTCGCGGCCGCGCACCTCAAGCTTGTCGATGGACTGGAGCACCTGCTCGGCCCCCCAGGCCAGGAAATGCCGGTCGCGAGCCTCGACGTCCGCGGCCAGATCGGCGGGCATGAGCGCCAGCGTCCGGTCCACGTTGACCAGCACCTCGCGCTCGATCTGCCACAGATAGTCGTCCAGCGCCTCGCGCAGCGACTCCAGCTCGTCCGTGCGCGGCCCCTGCTCCAGCTTCACGGCCGCCGCGTTGCGCAACGCCCGGATGGTGTCCCGGATGCTCGACAGCGCCCGCCGCGCCTCGCCGTCCTCCACCAGCCGCATGTGCAGCCCGAAGGACATGAGTTCGTAAAACCGCCCGGCCAACTCCCCGAGCGGCGTGGCCGCCGCCAGGAGATCCGGGGTCTCGCGCACCGCGGAAAAGGCGGAGTCGAGGCCGCCGAGCCAGGACACGTCCGGCACGGCCAGCCAAAGCCTGTTGCTCAAAAAACTCGCGATTCCGCACATGGTTTTCTCTCTCCTTGCTGCAACATACGGCGCTAGCGCTTGTATTTGTCCTCAAGACGGACGATGTCGTCCTCGCCCAGGTAGCTGCCAGTCTGGACCTCGATGAGTTCCAGGGGAATCTTGCCCGGATTTTCCAGGCGGTGAATGTTGCCCAGCGGGATGTACGTGGATTCGTCCTCGCAGAGGATGGATTCGTTCTCGCCGTTGACGATCCGGGCGGTTCCCTTGACCACTACCCAGTGCTCGGCCCGATGGAAATGCTTTTGCAGGGACAGGACCTCGCCCGGCTTGACGATGATCCGCTTGACCTGGAAGCGGTTGTCCGCCGAGATGGACTCGAAGCTGCCCCAGGGGCGGTACACGATCTTGTGCGCCTCGGTCTCAGGGCGGCCGGCCTCCTTGAGGCGATGGATGACCGACTTCATGTTGTCCAGCTTGTCGTTGGCGGCGACGAAGACCGCGTCCGGAGTCTCCACCACGGTGGTGTCGCGCAACCCCAGAGTAACCACCAGCCGGCTCGACGAGCGCACGTAGCAGTTGCCGGTGTCCTCGGCCACCACGTCGCCGAGCAGGCTGTTGCCCGCCTCGTCGCTGGGGTGCATGTCGTGCAGGCTCTTCCAGGATCCGAGGTCGCGCCAGTCCATGTCGATGGGAACCACCTCGATGTCACCCACCTTCTCCATGACCGCGTAGTCGATGGAATCCGACGGGCACTGCCCGAACTCCTCTTCGCCCAACCGAATGAAGTCCAGGTCCTGGTAGCTGTTCTCCACGGCGGTCCGGCAGTTCTTAAGAATGTCGGGGGCGTGGGCGGCCAGGGCATCCAGATAGCTTGAAGCCTTGAACAGGAAGATGCCGCTGTTCCAGAGATATTCACCCGATTTCAGGTATTCCTCGGCAACCTCGCGCTTCGGCTTCTCCACGAAGCTGTCCACGGCGGAGACGCCCCCGGCTGCGGATTGTCCCTTGCGGATATATCCGTACCCGGTATGGGGGTGGTCCGGGACCACGCCGAAGCAGACGAAATGTCCCTGCGCAGCGCGCTCATAGCCCAGAGCCACGGCGCGGGCAAAGGCCTCGCCGTCGGCGATGGAGTGGTCCGCGGGCATGATCAGCAGGACCGGGTCGCCGCCGTGTTCCATGAGGGCGGCCACGGCCGCGGCCGGGGCGGTGTTGCGCCCGAAGGGCTCCAGGACCATGCGCCCGGACGTGCCGAGCTTGCGTAACTGTTCGGCCACCAGGAAGCGGTGCTCGTTGTTGCAAACCACGATGGGTTCCTCGGCCTCGGGCAGGGACATGCACCGAGCCACGGCGTCGGCAAAGAGCACGCGCCCCTCGGAAACCTCGATGAACTGCTTGGGGTACAGGGTCCGGGACAGGGGCCACAGGCGGGTGCCTTCCCCACCGCAAAGTATGACTGGTTGTAAAGAGTTCAAGTTCCCTCCTCCACGTTACTGTTGAAAAACCTGCACGGAACGCTGTACGAGACGGCAGGTTAATCCCCTCGGATGCCGTGCCGCTTCATCAGATCGTAAAGCGTCGGGCGGCTCACGCCCAGTGCCCCCGCGGCCTTGGCCACGTTGCCGGAGTGGCGGTTCAGGGCGGATTCGACCATGTCCCGCTCCAGCAGGGAGCGGGCCTCTTTGAGGGAAATGTCATCGGCCCGCTGCCGGGCTCGTACAGCTTCATCCGGGCTCAACCCCAGGTCCTCAGGGGTAATCGTCGGACCATTGGCCATGATCACCGCCCGCTTGACGCGGTTTTCCAACTCCCGGATGTTGCCGGGCCATTCGTAGCCCCGAATGCTGTCCATGGCCTCGCGGCTGAAATTCTTGATGTCCTTGCGTGGGCCAATGTTGACGCTCTTGTTGAAGTAGTTGGCCAGCAGCTCGATGTCATCGCCGCGTTCCCGCAGGGGCGGCAGGGCGATGTTCATGACCCCGATGCGGTAGAACAGGTCCTCGCGAAGGGTTCCGTTGGCCATGGCCTCGTTGATGTCTATGTTGGTGGCCGTGATGATGCGCACGTCCACGCCGATGTCCTTGCGCCCGCCCACGCGGGTGATGACCATCTCCTGCAGAAAGCGCAGCAGCTTGACCTGCAACTGCATGGGCATCTCGCCCACCTCGTCGAGGAACAGCGTCCCCTTGTCCGCATACTCCACCTTGCCCTTGACCGTCTTGTTCGCGCCGGTAAAGGCCCCCTTCTCGTGACCGAACAGTTCGGATTCCAGCAGGTTTTCCGGGATGGCTCCGCAGTTGATGCAGACCATCTCCTTGTCCGCGCGCAGGCTTTTCTTGTGGATGGCGCGGGCAACCAATTCCTTGCCGGTCCCGGATTCGCCGGTAATCAGCACCGGCACGTCCGAGGAGGCCACGCGCTCTATCTGCGTGAATACCTGGCGGATGCCGGGGCACTCGCCGACGATGCCCAGTTCGTTGACCGACTGCTGGCGCAGATTGCGATTCTCGGTCTCCAGGGTCTGCAGGTACATGGCCCGGTCCACGATGACCTTGAGCTCGTTCAGGTCGATGGGCTTCTTGTAGTAGTCGTAGGCCCCGAGCTGCACGGCCTTGAGCGCCGCGTCGTGCTCCTCGTTGCCGGTGATGACGATGACCTTGGCCAGCGGATTGAGGCGCAGGATTTTGCCCAGCACCCGCAGCCCCTCCTCCACGCCGTTTTCAAAGGGCGGCAGGCCCAGGTCCAGGGTGACCACTTCGGGCTGATGCTTTTCGAACAGCGCGAGTCCTTCCGCGCCGTCGCAAGCGAAGAGCAGTTCGTAGTTGGAGCGCGACAGCCCCCACTTGAGCTGCCGGCGGACTTCTTCGTTGTCGTCTATGATGAGTAGTTTTTGCATAGGCACGTTATGGCTGATCGCCGCTTAGTCGTTAGCTCCGGAAGGATCGGGCAGCACCACGCTGAACACGGCCCCGCCGGCATCGCCGGACGTGGCATAGAGCCCCCCGCCGTGGGCCTCGACGATCCGCTTGCTCTGGTACAGGCCGATGCCCATGCCCTTCTTCTTGGTTGTCTTGAAGGGCACGAACAATCCCTCCCTGAGGATCTCCTCGTCGATGCCGCGGCCGTTGTCGATGACCCGGAACACCGGTCCGTTGTCGTATTCCACCAGGACGGTGAACCGGTTGCTCTCCCCGGCCTCCAGAGCGTTCAGGAAAAGATTGAGAGCCACCTTGCGCATCTGCTCCACGTCCACGCGGGCCCGGACTCCGCCGCCCTTGAATTCTATCTCGGCATCGGGCACCTGCCGGGCGGCGTCCCGGGCCATGTCCATGAGATCGATCTCCTCCAGCTTGAGGGAGTCGTTCTTGGGGATATTGGTCAGTTGCGCGATGAGCTCGTTCATACGGGCAACGATGTTGCCCAGGGAATCGAGCATGTCTTCCTGAAATTCCTTGTCGTTGATGAACTCCCGCGCGTTATCCACCAGCAGGGAGAGGGGATAGACCTGGTTCTTGAGGTCGTGCAGGACAAAGGCGGCCACCTTGCCGAACCCTTCCATGTCCCGAGCCTCGGCCAGTTCGTCGCCCAGGCGGATGTTCATGACCAGGGCGGCCACTTGACCGGCTACGGTCTCCATCAGTTCGCGGTCCTCTACGTCGTAGTGCTCCAGAGGATTGATGGGCGAGCCGAGCATAAGCAGCCCGTGCAGGACGTCGTCGGTCATTATCGGCAGGATGAAGCGAATCTTCCGATCCTTGAGGAAGGTGTCCACCTCCTCCTCGAACTCCATAGGCTCCGCCTTGAGGTCCAACAGGCCGGGCCTCTTGCCCAGCCGCTCCACCAGGACGGACTTGTGCGGCAAAGCCAGTCTGGACTCGTCCATCTCGTGGAACAGGACCGGGGAATAATCCCTGCTGTGACGGCCCTGAAGAAACATGGCCCCACCGCCGATGCCGAAAATCTCGCAATAGAAAATCAGTATGTTGCGGTACAGTTCGTCGCGGCTGCCCGAGTTGACCACGCGACTGGTGAACTTCTTCCACTCGTCGCGGTAGTCGTACTTGTCGCCGTAGAAATTGCGCTGGATGAACAACCGGATCTTCCGCCGGATGCCCTCGGACAGCATACAGGCGATCAGGGCCAGGCCGCCGAAGAAGGTTACGGTCATAAAGGCCACGGTGCTGAAGTCGCTGCCGAAGAGCTTGATGCCCTCGCCTATGACCCCCACGCCCAGCAGAAACAGGGCGAAGAACAGAAAGACGAAGGAGCGGAAGGCAATCTGGCGCGAGATGACGATGTGTTCGTCGCTCCCCCGGCTCAATTCGGAATACATGATCAGCAACATGCCGACGCCGGTGCCCCAGGCGCGCTGGAGCAGGTAGTCCATGTCCATGGACCGCAGCATCAGACTCTGGCTGAAATAGAGCATGTAGGTGGCGATGATCGCCCCGGCTCCGAGGATGGCGAACTTGATTTTCCACTTGATGCCGTGGCGAGCGCTGGTCACCGTCATCTCGAGGTTGAACAGGCTGACGGCCATGAACAACAGGATCTGGAGGTAGAAAAAGAAGGCCGGGGGCTCCAGGAACAGGACGCGGTCCATCTCGAAATCCGGGGAATAGAAGAACTCGGAGGCCGGGAAGACGACGGTCATGATCAGGGGGATGAAGGAGAAGATCAACAGGACCTTCTGCATGACCGGCATGCGTTTCAGGGAAAACTCTCGGTTGTAGGCCTGACTGAAGACCAGGAGCACGGGACACAGGGCGGCCTCGAGCCACAAGGCCGGACGCTTGTAGGCCAGGAAGGACGAAGCGTGCTCCATGGCCAGCAGGTCCAGGACGTTCAGGACGGCCAGGACCCACAGGGCCGCCGCCAGGGTCAGGCGGGAAAAGGACACCCCGTTGTGGACCATGGTGTACACCGGATACAGGACCAGAATGGCCGCCACCAGTATTTGGGTCACCATCATCGACGTCATCGTTTATCTCCGTGCCGCCGGGGCAGGCAGGAATGCCTCGACCTCCGGATAGGCGGCCTCGGCAAAGTCGTGCAGGGCCCGTTCGGCCATCCCGTCCCTGTCGGAAATCTCGGTGGACATGCGGACAAAGGCGCTGTCCCGCCTGCGGCTGGTCATGGAGCCCAGGATCTCGGCCAGCTTGAGGGAGTATTCATTGGTCACGACCTTGCCGCTGACCTGGAACCAGTAGAGCATGGTCACGGTCTTGTCGTCCTTGTCGTAGGCCGCCAGGACCGCCTTCATCTTCCGGCCGTCCAGGGTCACCGGCACGGTCTTGTCGACCCGCTGCAGCCAGCCGCCGCCGGGCAGGCAGTTGCGCGGGGAATGGATGGGACCGGCGTCCGGCCCTCCGTCGTGATATCCGAGGTACAGCTCGACCTCCCTGCCCCGGTCGTCCCGGTACAGCCTGGACACGTAGCCCGTGGCCTTGAGGTTCTTGAGAATGGCCGAACCGAAACGCCATTCGTGGATCATGTGCCACCGCCCGACCGTGGTCGGGAATTCGTCCAGGGAGCGGGTCAGGGGCACGGCCAGATCATTATGGAAATGGATGAACGCCCCGGCGCACAGGACGAGCACGCAGACAAGAAGTATCCTAGGCTTCACGGCGTTTCTCCCAGAGCTTGAGCACGAAACACGTCCCGCCCAGAAAGACCATGGCCATGGCGAAAACGGCCAGTCCGGCAAACTCGTGGAAAAAGCCCTCGGCCGCGGCCTGTCCGAAATGGCGCGCCAGCATGCCGGTGGCCACCACCCGAAGGATGTTGGTCAGGACGGCGAAGGGGATGGATGAAAGCACGAGCAACCAGCGGGTCCAGGGGGATTTGAGCATCAGGAAGGCCAGGGTAACGGCCAGGGCGATGAGAGAAACCAGGGAACGCAGCCCGCTGCACGCGTCGGCCACCTCGAGGACGATGTTGGGAAAGGCGATGATGTTGCCCTCCCGCCACACGGCGTAGCCCATTAATTTGAGCGAACCCACGGACACCTTGGCCACGAACAGCTTGAGCGGAAACGCCATGGCATCATAGAGGATATAGGGCAGCGGCACCATGAGGACCAGGTAGGCCAGGGGCAGCCGGAGTCGCTTGAAGACACCGGCTCCGAAGAGATAGAGGACGCATCCGGCCAGGACCACGATCAACGACAGACGCATGTTGAAGAATTCCGTCCCCAGCCAGGCGAAGACCAGTTGCGCCAGCCCCAGAAAAATGACCGGAAGCCCCCAATAGGAGGGTTTGACCTCGATCTCCTTGAGAATGTCCCAATCCCGCCAGACAAACCAGGCGGCAATGATTGGAATGAGAAACCCGTGGGAATAGTTGTCGTCCAGATACCAGTTGGCGACCATCCGCTGGATGATGGCCCAGTATACCGCCCCCAAAACAAGCGGCACGGCCGGCAGCCACCATTTGTACCTGTCCAGTGTCTCGCTAAGCGTCATCATGCTTCCGTCACCCGATCCCCCGGCTCAAGCCGGCTTTTCCGCACAAAAAAAGTGCTCGATCTTCTGCGTTGTCCAAACGATCTGCACTTGCTCGCCACCGACCCCAGTTTGCCTTTCGGGATTTCAGCTCCATCTCGAAGCCGGTCGGACGGGCATGCGCCCTGCCGCAAATCTGTCGCAAACGTGTGGTCACTCGGTGTCTCCGAAATCCCTGTGGCCGGGATCGGGCTCGTCTGTTATGCGCTTCTTGTCTCTGCTACCTCCCCATATCCTCAGTGTACCCAGGACAAAGAAATTCCCAAGGTGTTGGATACGTAGTCCTCCGCATACCGCTCCGCATCGTTGTCCTTGAAACGATAGTTGAGGCTGCAGGTGAAGTCTTCCGAGAGTGCGTAACGCAGGTTGGCCAACAGGAACAGGTACTTGTCGCTGTCCGGATTCGTATCCATTTCCATGTAGACATTGTAGTCGAGCCCCAGCCGCTCCGTGAGTACGTGCGATCCCTGTATGCTCGGCCGCCAGTAAGTCGTCCTGCTGGAGGTGGTTTCCGATTGGTAATCCCGGTATTCCAATTTGATGCCGACGTGCCCCCGCTTGTACTGATGATCCAGCCCCACCCCGTGGTTGAATTGGTTCTTGGTCACGGCCGATTTCGGATCCTCCGAGAAGCTCATCTCGGTATAGGCTGTGGCGATCAGCGTATCGGTAAAGGCATGCGTGATGCGCAACGAATAGGGGACGTACTGCTTGTCCGAGGAGCCCTCGATGACATAATCCGTGTAGGTGGGCGAGATGCTCATCTCCACGAAGGAGTTCTCCGCATACGCGTACTCGGCCCCAAAGGTGGTGCTGTAGCGATTGAATCCGCCCTCCTCGAACCGAGGAGCCTGTTTGTCGTAAGCCGCGCCTACCTGAAGGGACAGCCGCTCGGTCAACTCGTGGTTCACATTGGCATAGAGAGAGTACACCCGCTTGTCCACATTGCCCTCTTTCGCATACCAAATATCCTGAAACCGGCCGCCCGTTGTCAACATCGTCCGTTCCTGCAAGGGGAAACTGAAATACGGATTGAGGGTAAAGGTGTTCTGGTCCGTGGTCCCATTGCTGGTATCGCCTTCCGGCACATCGCCCCTGTTCACATTTTCGTAAACTTTTTGATACGTGTCGGAAACGTCTACGTAAAAAAGGTCTTTGACGGCTTCCACGGCCAGTGCCGAATTCAGATAGTTGTTGTACTCGTCGCCCTTCACCTTGTTGCGGTAACGTTTGTGCTCGAAATCGTAGGACAGGTTCATGAGCACCCTGCTGTGGTCGTACGTCATGCTCAGGCCGGGTTTGACGATGGCCAACCAGTCCCCTTTCCCGCCTTTGGTCTGCTCCACATTGTCGTTGTACTCCCCCGTCACCCGTATACGGGGATGAAAGGTCAGATCCGCGGCCGACGCCACCGGGCACAGGCACGCAAGAAGCAGCGCGGTCACAATCAGTTTCGGGAGGGTTGATGGCATCACGGGTTCCAGAAAAATCAAAACGGTTTATGTCCGAACGATAAAAAAACGCCTCAGATATACTCTGCTTTACGTTCAACATCAAATATTTGCAAGTGTCCGGCGCCATATTATTCCCCTCCGAACAACAGCCTGTAGGCCCAACTTCTCTTGCGGGGCCGCTCGGGCTCCTCGGCGGGCCGGGCCGGGGTTTCCATCCGGGTGAGCATCACCCGATCCGGCATGGAGAGCCTTAACCCTTCGAGTTGCTGCCTCTGCAAAGCGACCTGCTTTTCCAGCTCCTCGATTCGGTCCAGGAGACCCACCATGGTCGAGGGGGAATTTCTGTTCTCCTGGCGCTCGAGATAATCCATCCGGTCCTCGAGAGTACGGATGGCGCGCAGGACCTTCTGGGCCTGGCCGGGCATGCTGCGTCCACGGCTCTGAACCATGCCGGAGGCAGGCCGTTTACTTTTCTTTTCCGGCCAGTATTGCCGCTCGAAATCCAGTTCCGCGATGATCTCGGTCACGTCCTGCTCCCCGACCTCGCGCCGACCGGCGGCAAAGGCGTCGATAAGCAGATAGTCGCACAGGATATTGATGAGCCGGGGGACCCCTCGGGTCTGCTCGGCGATCAGGGCAAACGCTTCGTCGGAAAAATCGACAGCTTCCCGGTTGCCCGCGCATTCCATACGGTAAAGGATATAGTCCCTAACCTCGTCGGGCTTGAGCGGCGACAAATGGCAACCGATCTGGATGCGCTGGCGCAGTTGCAACAAGGTCGGGCTGTTGAGCGTCTCTTTGAGTTCGGGCTGACCCGCGAGAATGATCTGCAACAGCTTCCCGCCGTCCGTCTCCAGGTTGGAGAGCATGCGCACCTCCTCCAGGAGTTCGGCGGACAGATTCTGAGCCTCGTCGATGATCAGGACGCACCGCTTGCCCAGGGCGTACTGGTCAATGAGGAATTCATTCAGCTCCCGCACCAGGGCGGCTTTGGTCCGCCCTTCGGTTTCGAGACCGAAATCGTCGTTGATCATGGTCAACAGTTGATGGGAGTCTACCTTGGTGTTGGTCACCTTGGACAGGACCACATTGTCCAGGTGGTCCTTGATCAGCAACCGGATCAGCGTGGTCTTGCCGGCGCCCACGTCGCCGGTGAGCAGGATGAACCCCGCCCGTTCCTCGATACCGTACCGCAGGTACGACAACGCCTTGCCGTGGGTCCGGCTCAAATAGAGCAGGTCCGGATTCGGCAGGAGGTCGAACGGCTTGGAGCCAAAATTAAAGAATTCTTCGTACATTAGGATCCGGTCATGTCCGTTTAGCTGGCATAGTGGTAGTACTTGTACTTCATGTACGCGTCCGTGTTCAGGCTGCGGTGCGTCCGGCTGGCCTGTGTGTACACCGCGCCAAGGATGTTGGCCCCCTGCAAGGCTTCGATGGTATCCCGCAGGTCCGCCTGGGACGCCTGCCCCTCCTTGATGACCAGGACCACAGCGTCGGCCAGGCGGCTCAGGTTGCGTGATTCGGCAAAGGGCAGCACCGGCGGCGAGTCGATGATGATGTAGCGGTCGGCGTACCGATTCTTCATCTCGGCCAGGGACTCGGTCATCCGTTTGGAGGCCAGGAGCTCGCCCACGTTGGGCACGACCGAGCCTGCGGGCAGGAAGGAAAGCTTGCCGATGCCGGTCTTGACCAGTCCCTTGCTGATGGGAGAGCCGTCGACCAGGCAGTCGGACAGGCCGTAGCCGTTCTCCATGCACAGGAGTTCATGGCAACTGGGGGAGCGGATATCGGCGTCCACCAGCAGCACGGTGTGGTCGAACTCCTGGGCCAGGCTGATGGCCAGGTTCACGGCGGTCACGCTCTTGCCCTCCCCGACCGTTCCGCTGGTCACCAGGATGGTGTTCTGGAACCCCTCGCGCTTGGTCTTCCGGACCAGGATCTGCTTGAGCTTGCGGAATTCCTCGGCGGCCAGAGAGACCGGTTCGTTCATGGCCACCAGCATGCGCTGCTGCCGTGCCCGGTCCAGGCAATCCGACTGCACCGGCAATAAATCCAGGGAAGGCTTTTCCACGGGGCCTGCGGCCTCCATGACGGGTGCCGTGACGGCCGCCTTCTCCGGCTCCCGGCGCCGGGTCTCGTCCCGTTTCTCCGAAGCCTTCTTCAGTGCGTCTTCTATTCTGCTCATGCCTTATATCCTCCATTGCTGCACGACGGCCGCGCCTTTCTCGATCAACTTGTCGACAATACCCAGGCTCAGAAACTCCGTGCCGAAGAAAGCCAGGACAATCAGAAAGCCCACGGCACCGATAAGATAAATTCGAAGATTGCGCCGGGAGATCTTTCGTTCCTCCTCGACGTTCTTGAGCTTGGGGATGACCGCGAGCACCGGGATGCCGAACGCGCGCAAATCATCCACGTTCTTGATGGACGGATCGATGAGATCCATAAGGAAAATCACCCCGAAAGCGATGCCCACCCCGGCGGCCATGCCCGCGAGCATGATCAGGGGACGGTTGGGGCTGGCCGGGATGGTCGGGACCACCGCCGGGTCGAGCACCCGGAAGGAGACCGCCTTGTCCTGCAGTTCCATCTCCTTGGAGACCTCGGACTGCCCATAGCGGGAGACCAGCTTCTCGTAGATGATGACCTCGTTCTGCTCCTTGCGCTGAAGCTCCTGCAACTGGGCCTGAGCCTTGGGCAGCTGATCCAGGAGGGCCTTGTTTGCCGCGATCTCCTCTTCGATATTTTTCTTCTGGGCCTTCAGGGCCTTTATCTGAACTTTAATATGCTGGTATTCCGGCGAGCTGTAGATGAGGGACAACTCCTCCTCGCCGTTGTGCGCTATCTGCCGCTTGGTCTCGGCAATGGCGCTCTCCAACTGTTTCACCTGCGGATGATTTTCGGTGTAGCGGGCAAGCATATCATTCAAGGCCTGTTCCTGTTTCCTCAGGCGAGTTCGGGAAGGTGAATTGGTCAACAACACCTTGCGTGAGGCCTCCTGAGAGTTCATTTGAATATCTATGGCCTTGATCTCATCCTCTCCTCTCTCGATCTCGCGCCTGACCGTGTATTCGTTGGTGGCCAGCACCTTGCCCGAAGCCACCTTGAAGTCCTCGATATTCTTCCTTGCCTCGTCGATGCGCTTTTTAAAAACGTCGATCTGCTCGGCCAGGAAGCGGGTTGCTTCGAAGGACTCCTTGCGCTTGTTGGACACGCTGTCCTCAATATAGACGCGGGTCAGGGTATTGACCACGTCCCGTGCGAGCACCGGGTCGGTATCCGCGAAACGGATGTCGAACACCCCGCGCCTCTCGTCCAGTCCGATTCGAATCCGCCCGCGCAGACTCGCGATCAGCCCATCCAGGGAGACTTTGTTCTTGAGGCTCACATCGAGGTCCAGCCCTTGGATGACCTTGGAGAGCATGTTGCGGCTGAGCATGGTCACCTTGATGGCCTTGATCTTGGTGTCCATGGACGGCGTGACCGCGATACCCTTGACCAGGTCGCTGATGACGTTTTCTTCGATGAAGACGATACTCTTGGCCTCGTACTTCTTGGGCAGGACGTAGCTCGTGACGACGGCCGCGAACATGACCGTCAAGGCGATGAATACAAACAATCCCTTGCGCTCGCCCACCAGGTGGACGTAGCGCATGATGTCGAATGAGGCGTCAGGCCCCGACGTATCGAATTTGTTGTCCGTCATCGGTTCAGCCTAGAAGAAGCTTTCACTGGCGACGATATAGTCGCCCGCCTGGAGCAGGACATTCTGGCTCAGATCACCTTTTTTGATCAGGTCCTTGGTCTTGACGGGAATGGTGATCTTCTTGTCGCCGTCCTTGCGGATGATCAGGACCTCGTCCTCATCCGCGTATTTGCTGAAACTGCCCGCCTGGAGCAGGGCGTCCAGGACGGTGAAACCCTCATGGAAAAAGATCGCCTTAGGCTGATTCACCGCGCCGATGACAAAAACATTGCGCTCATATTTCACCGGCAGAAAAATCATGTCCCCGGGTTCGAGTTGAATATCCTTGTCGAATTCACCCTTGCTGAACAGTCCGGAAAAATCGGACATAACCTTTTTCCCCTCGCGATAGACATAGGCCTTGGTCAAATCTGCCGCATCCAGGGAGCCCACCGAGGCGAGCACGTGCAGCAGGGTAGTGCGCTGCGGCATGTCGTACACCTGCGGCTGGACGCCGCCGCCCACCACGAAGACGCGGCTGTTGACGCTCTTGAGCAGGGAGATGCTGACGATGGGACTCTTGACCAGTTTGGAAAGCTGTACAGTGACTTCCTTTTTCAACTCGGGCACGGTCTTGCCTGCGGCCATGATGTCATCGATGCCCGGCATGGACATCTTTCCGTCGGGACGGACGATGACGGTGGACTTGAGTTCATCCTCGCCCCACACGTGTACGGACAGAGTGTCTCCTTCACCCACGACGTAATCCTCCGCATGGGCCAGGACGGGCAAACACAATACGACCAGCAACACCAGCAACAATTTTTTCACGGGATCACCTCATTCCTTGCCTACCGGCCCATCTTCTTCAACACGACCGACACGGTCTTGAACATAATCTTGAAGTCGAACCAAAGGGAATAGTTTTTAATGTAATACAGGTCATAGCGCAATTTTTCAAAGGCGTCCTCCACGGAGGCCCCATACGGATAGGAGACCTGCGCCCAGCCGGTAATCCCCGGCT
It encodes the following:
- a CDS encoding exosortase C-terminal domain/associated protein EpsI, producing MKPRILLVCVLVLCAGAFIHFHNDLAVPLTRSLDEFPTTVGRWHMIHEWRFGSAILKNLKATGYVSRLYRDDRGREVELYLGYHDGGPDAGPIHSPRNCLPGGGWLQRVDKTVPVTLDGRKMKAVLAAYDKDDKTVTMLYWFQVSGKVVTNEYSLKLAEILGSMTSRRRDSAFVRMSTEISDRDGMAERALHDFAEAAYPEVEAFLPAPAARR
- a CDS encoding mannose-1-phosphate guanylyltransferase/mannose-6-phosphate isomerase, yielding MNSLQPVILCGGEGTRLWPLSRTLYPKQFIEVSEGRVLFADAVARCMSLPEAEEPIVVCNNEHRFLVAEQLRKLGTSGRMVLEPFGRNTAPAAAVAALMEHGGDPVLLIMPADHSIADGEAFARAVALGYERAAQGHFVCFGVVPDHPHTGYGYIRKGQSAAGGVSAVDSFVEKPKREVAEEYLKSGEYLWNSGIFLFKASSYLDALAAHAPDILKNCRTAVENSYQDLDFIRLGEEEFGQCPSDSIDYAVMEKVGDIEVVPIDMDWRDLGSWKSLHDMHPSDEAGNSLLGDVVAEDTGNCYVRSSSRLVVTLGLRDTTVVETPDAVFVAANDKLDNMKSVIHRLKEAGRPETEAHKIVYRPWGSFESISADNRFQVKRIIVKPGEVLSLQKHFHRAEHWVVVKGTARIVNGENESILCEDESTYIPLGNIHRLENPGKIPLELIEVQTGSYLGEDDIVRLEDKYKR
- the prsK gene encoding XrtA/PEP-CTERM system histidine kinase PrsK; amino-acid sequence: MTSMMVTQILVAAILVLYPVYTMVHNGVSFSRLTLAAALWVLAVLNVLDLLAMEHASSFLAYKRPALWLEAALCPVLLVFSQAYNREFSLKRMPVMQKVLLIFSFIPLIMTVVFPASEFFYSPDFEMDRVLFLEPPAFFFYLQILLFMAVSLFNLEMTVTSARHGIKWKIKFAILGAGAIIATYMLYFSQSLMLRSMDMDYLLQRAWGTGVGMLLIMYSELSRGSDEHIVISRQIAFRSFVFLFFALFLLGVGVIGEGIKLFGSDFSTVAFMTVTFFGGLALIACMLSEGIRRKIRLFIQRNFYGDKYDYRDEWKKFTSRVVNSGSRDELYRNILIFYCEIFGIGGGAMFLQGRHSRDYSPVLFHEMDESRLALPHKSVLVERLGKRPGLLDLKAEPMEFEEEVDTFLKDRKIRFILPIMTDDVLHGLLMLGSPINPLEHYDVEDRELMETVAGQVAALVMNIRLGDELAEARDMEGFGKVAAFVLHDLKNQVYPLSLLVDNAREFINDKEFQEDMLDSLGNIVARMNELIAQLTNIPKNDSLKLEEIDLMDMARDAARQVPDAEIEFKGGGVRARVDVEQMRKVALNLFLNALEAGESNRFTVLVEYDNGPVFRVIDNGRGIDEEILREGLFVPFKTTKKKGMGIGLYQSKRIVEAHGGGLYATSGDAGGAVFSVVLPDPSGAND
- the prsR gene encoding PEP-CTERM-box response regulator transcription factor, giving the protein MQKLLIIDDNEEVRRQLKWGLSRSNYELLFACDGAEGLALFEKHQPEVVTLDLGLPPFENGVEEGLRVLGKILRLNPLAKVIVITGNEEHDAALKAVQLGAYDYYKKPIDLNELKVIVDRAMYLQTLETENRNLRQQSVNELGIVGECPGIRQVFTQIERVASSDVPVLITGESGTGKELVARAIHKKSLRADKEMVCINCGAIPENLLESELFGHEKGAFTGANKTVKGKVEYADKGTLFLDEVGEMPMQLQVKLLRFLQEMVITRVGGRKDIGVDVRIITATNIDINEAMANGTLREDLFYRIGVMNIALPPLRERGDDIELLANYFNKSVNIGPRKDIKNFSREAMDSIRGYEWPGNIRELENRVKRAVIMANGPTITPEDLGLSPDEAVRARQRADDISLKEARSLLERDMVESALNRHSGNVAKAAGALGVSRPTLYDLMKRHGIRGD